The nucleotide sequence CCGCTTGCGGCCGGAGCCGCGCAGGGCACCGATGCGGAGCATCGGCGCAAGACAGGGTGTCCTTTCCTTGGGTTACGTTCGTTTGGACAAGCAAACGAACGTGACTCGCACAGCAGTGCGAAACCCCAACCTTCCGCCAACTTGAAAGCACGACGACTCACGGCCTTGACGACAACGGCTTCAAATCCAGAGGCAACCCCGCCACGACGAGACTAACCCGCGAACACAGGCCCGCCAGGGCCTGATGCAACCGCCCGGCCTCGTCGACGAAAGCACGCGAAAGCTCGCCGAGCGGCACAATGCCCGAGCCGACTTCGTTGGAAACCAGCAGCACGCGCGCCGTACAGTCCGGCAGCGCCCGAAGCAGGGCATCGCGCTCGCCGGGCCAGGCGTCGGCGGCCAGCGCATTGCTCAACCAGAGCGTGAGGCAATCGACCAGAACAACTGTGCCCACGGCGTCGTACGCAGCGATCGCATCCGCCAGCCCGAGCGGCGCTTCGACGGTTTGCCAACGGGCATCTCGATGCGCGCGATGGTGCGCGATGCGTTCGGCCATCTCGGCGTCGTGCGCCTGGCCGGTCGCAATATAGATCCAGCGGCTCGCCTCCGTGGCAAGGGCTTCACGCTCGGCGAATGCGCTCTTGCCGCTGCGCGCACCGCCCAGAATCAGATGATGGCCCGGCATCGCCTCAATCATGCAGCACCACCGGGGTGCCGGTCACCGGGTGCGGGATGACGTGGGTCTGGGCATCGAAGACCCGGGCCAGCGTGGCCTCGGTCACGACCTCGGCCGGTGTACCCCAGGCCACGGTAGTGCCCTCGGCCAGGGCCAACAGCCGGTCGGCGTGCGCGGCAGCCAGCGAGACATCGTGGCCGACGAAGACAATGGCGACTCCGGTGGCCGCGCACCGACGCAGGCTGCGCATGATCAGGCTCTGGTGGCCGATATCGAGCGACGCGACCGGCTCGTCCAGCAACAGCAACCGCGCCGCCGCGTCCTCCGCCGACCCGATCTGCGCCAGTACGCGGGCAAGCTGGACGCGCTGCTTCTCGCCGCCGGACAGGCGCGTATAGGCACGCGGCATGAGGTGCGCGATATCCGTGGCCTTGGCGACGGCATCGATTACCGCGGCATCCGCCGCGCGGCCGGTGGCGTGCGGGCTGCGGCCGAGCGCAATCACCTCGCGCACGGTGAATGGAAACGCCAGCGCGCTGGCCTGGGCCAGAAAGGCGATCCGCCGCGCGCGTTCGCGCCGGTCGAAGGCGCCCAGCGCGCGGCCGTCGAACGCCACCCGCCCGGCGGATGGCGCCAGATCGCCCACCAGCGCATGCAGCAGCGTCGACTTGCCGGCGCCGTTGGCCCCGATCACGGCCAGCATTTCGCCGGGCGCCACCGTAAACGACACGCCGGCGATGAGAACACGACCGCCACGCCGGATCGCCAGTTCTTCGACCGCCAACGTCACAGCGCGTAATCCCGCGTGCCGCGCAGCAACACGATGAAAAACGGCGCGCCGAGCAGCGCGGTCAGCAGCCCCACCGGCAGCTCGGCCGGCGCGACCACCACCCGGGCCAGGGTATCGGCGGCCAGCAACAGCACCGCCCCGGCCAGGGCGGAGGCCGGCAACAACGTGCGATGATCCGGCCCGATCGCCAGCCGCACGATATGCGGCACCACCAGACCGACAAAGGCGATCGCCCCGGCCAGGGCCACCGAAATACCGACGCCGAAGGCGACCAGCACGATCAACACGGTCTTGGTCCGGTCTACTGCGAAACCCAGGTGACGGGCCTCGGATTCGCCCAGCAACAATGCGTTCAAGGCCCGTGCCCGGGCCGGCAGGCCGGCCAGCACGGCCGCGGCGGCGACCGCGATCAGGCCCACGCGCGGCCAGTTGGCGCCTTCCAACCCGCCCATCTGCCACAGGCTGATACGACGCAGCATGTCGTTGCTGGCATAGAACTCCAGCAGCGAGGTGAGCGAGCCGGCCAGCGCGGATATCGCGATGCCGGCCAACAGCATGGTGGCCACCGATGTGCCGGTGGCGCGGGTGGCCAGCGCATAGACCAGCACCACCGCCGCCGCGCCGCCCGCGAACGCGGCCAGCGCCACCAGTGACAGCCCGGCAAAACCGGCCAGCGCGCCGCCGAACACGATCGCGAGGCTGGCTCCGGCCGAAGCCCCGGCGGTGACACCGATCAATGAGGGATCGGCCAGCGGATTGCGAAACAAGCCCTGCATGGCCGCACCCGAAATTGCCAGGATCGCGCCGACCAGCGCGGTCAGCAGCGCCCGCGGCAGACGGATCGCATTGACGATGAGCGCGGTCTGATCGACGCGATCATGGAAATGGAAAAGTGCGGCCACAACCTGACCGATCGGCAGCCGCACCGCGCCAAAGGCGAGCTCGGCCATAAAAGCCGCCGCCAGCAACACGCACAGCATGACGATCAACAGGCGCGGCTTCATGGCAGGGCTTCCAGATCGATCGCCGCCTCGACCGCATCCGCCAAGCGTTCCAGGCTGGCCTCGCGGCGCTCGGCCTGATCGACGGCACCGGCCGCGTCGAGCCCGGCCCAGGCCAGGATCGCGTCGCAGCCGGCGCCGGTATCGAACAGGCCGTGCAGATAGGTGCCGGCGATCTGGCCGTCGGCCGAAAGCGCGCCGTCCGGGCCGTCATCGAGCTGGAGAAACGGCCGTGCCAGCGCAGCCCTCGCGGTCACGCCGCAGTGGATGCGATAGCCGGCGACCGCGCCACCGCCGGCCAGCGCGCCGGTCACATTCTGCAGATGCTTGTTCGTATCCAGCCGCGTCGTGAAGTCGAGCAGGCCGAGGCCGTCCGTCGTCCCTGGTCGATCCTCGACGCCGTCCGGATCGGCGATTTCGCGGCCCAGCATCTGATAACCGCCGCAAATGCCGAGCAGCTTGCCGCCATAGCGCAGATGGCGCTTGATGCGATCCGGCCAGCCGGCGTTGACCAGCCAGGCACAGTCGGCGCGGGTGTTCTTGGAGCCGGCCAGCACGATCAGATCGGCCGGGCCCGGGGTATCGCCGGGGCCGACGAACTGCAGATCGACCCGCGGATGGGCGCGCAGGGCATCGAAATCGGTGTGGTTGCTGATTCGAGGGGTAACCGGCACCTGTACTACGAGCGCATCGGCGGCGGTCGTCTGCCCGGTATCGATCGCGTCCTCGGCGTCCAGATGCAGGCCCGCCAGGTAGGGCAACACGCCGAACACCGGCTTGCCGGTACGCGCTTCCAGCCAATCCAGCCCCGGCTGCAGCAGACCGATATCGCCGCGAAAGCGATTGATCACGAAGCCCGCCACGCGTTCGCGTTCAGACGGCGACAGCAACGCCAGCGTACCCACGAGTTGGGCGAACACGCCGCCCTTGTCGATGTCGGCGACCAGGATCACCGGGCAATCCACGGCCTCGGCGAAGCCCATGTTGGCGATATCGCCCGCGCGCAGATTGATCTCGGCGGGGCTGCCGGCGCCCTCGACCAGCACACGCGGGTAGGCAGCGGCCAGTCGCGCATGCGAGGCGCGCACCGCCGCCATCGCCTGTGGCTTGTAGCCATGGTAGCAGCCGGCATCCATCGCGCCGACGGCATGGCCGTGGATGATGACCTGGGCGCCGATGTCGCTGGCAGGCTTGAGCAGCACCGGGTTCATGTCGGTGGTGGCCGCCACGCGCGCGGCCTGTGCCTGCAGGTATTGCGAGCGGCCGATCTCGCCGCCATCGACCGTTACCGCGCTGTTGAGCGCCATGTTCTGCGGCTTGAACGGGGCCACGGCCATGCCGCGCCGGGCATACGCCCGCGCCAGCCCGGCCACCAGCGTCGACTTGCCGGCGTCCGAGGTCGTGCCCTGGATCATCAGCGTCCTTGCTGTCATGGGAGGCCGTTCTTCACGTCATTCGTCCACAGATTTCACGGATTGCACCGATGGGTTGCAGACGGTTTTCGGTTTGAAGACAGTTCAAAATACTCGGCTTCGTTGTTTGAGAACCTGTCCGCAGATCGACGCAGATGCACGCAGATCAAAAG is from Salinisphaera sp. LB1 and encodes:
- the cobU gene encoding bifunctional adenosylcobinamide kinase/adenosylcobinamide-phosphate guanylyltransferase, which encodes MIEAMPGHHLILGGARSGKSAFAEREALATEASRWIYIATGQAHDAEMAERIAHHRAHRDARWQTVEAPLGLADAIAAYDAVGTVVLVDCLTLWLSNALAADAWPGERDALLRALPDCTARVLLVSNEVGSGIVPLGELSRAFVDEAGRLHQALAGLCSRVSLVVAGLPLDLKPLSSRP
- a CDS encoding heme ABC transporter ATP-binding protein, which encodes MTLAVEELAIRRGGRVLIAGVSFTVAPGEMLAVIGANGAGKSTLLHALVGDLAPSAGRVAFDGRALGAFDRRERARRIAFLAQASALAFPFTVREVIALGRSPHATGRAADAAVIDAVAKATDIAHLMPRAYTRLSGGEKQRVQLARVLAQIGSAEDAAARLLLLDEPVASLDIGHQSLIMRSLRRCAATGVAIVFVGHDVSLAAAHADRLLALAEGTTVAWGTPAEVVTEATLARVFDAQTHVIPHPVTGTPVVLHD
- a CDS encoding iron ABC transporter permease, producing MKPRLLIVMLCVLLAAAFMAELAFGAVRLPIGQVVAALFHFHDRVDQTALIVNAIRLPRALLTALVGAILAISGAAMQGLFRNPLADPSLIGVTAGASAGASLAIVFGGALAGFAGLSLVALAAFAGGAAAVVLVYALATRATGTSVATMLLAGIAISALAGSLTSLLEFYASNDMLRRISLWQMGGLEGANWPRVGLIAVAAAAVLAGLPARARALNALLLGESEARHLGFAVDRTKTVLIVLVAFGVGISVALAGAIAFVGLVVPHIVRLAIGPDHRTLLPASALAGAVLLLAADTLARVVVAPAELPVGLLTALLGAPFFIVLLRGTRDYAL
- a CDS encoding cobyric acid synthase, coding for MTARTLMIQGTTSDAGKSTLVAGLARAYARRGMAVAPFKPQNMALNSAVTVDGGEIGRSQYLQAQAARVAATTDMNPVLLKPASDIGAQVIIHGHAVGAMDAGCYHGYKPQAMAAVRASHARLAAAYPRVLVEGAGSPAEINLRAGDIANMGFAEAVDCPVILVADIDKGGVFAQLVGTLALLSPSERERVAGFVINRFRGDIGLLQPGLDWLEARTGKPVFGVLPYLAGLHLDAEDAIDTGQTTAADALVVQVPVTPRISNHTDFDALRAHPRVDLQFVGPGDTPGPADLIVLAGSKNTRADCAWLVNAGWPDRIKRHLRYGGKLLGICGGYQMLGREIADPDGVEDRPGTTDGLGLLDFTTRLDTNKHLQNVTGALAGGGAVAGYRIHCGVTARAALARPFLQLDDGPDGALSADGQIAGTYLHGLFDTGAGCDAILAWAGLDAAGAVDQAERREASLERLADAVEAAIDLEALP